A single window of Symphalangus syndactylus isolate Jambi chromosome 4, NHGRI_mSymSyn1-v2.1_pri, whole genome shotgun sequence DNA harbors:
- the LOC129480343 gene encoding 10 kDa heat shock protein, mitochondrial has translation MAGQAFRKFLPLFDRVLVERSAAETVTKGGIMLPEKSQGKVLQATVVAVGSGSKGKGGEIQPVSVKVGDKVLLPEYGGTKVVLDDKDYFLFRDGDILGKYVD, from the coding sequence ATGGCAGGACAAGCGTTTAGAAAGTTTCTTCCACTCTTTGACCGAGTATTGGTTGAAAGGAGTGCTGCTGAAACTGTAACCAAAGGAGGCATTATGCTTCCAGAAAAATCTCAAGGAAAAGTATTGCAAGCAACAGTAGTCGCGGTTGGATCGGGTTCTAAAGGAAAGGGTGGAGAGATTCAACCAGTTAGCGTGAAAGTTGGAGATAAAGTTCTTCTCCCAGAATATGGAGGCACCAAAGTAGTTCTAGATGACAAGGATTATTTCCTATTTAGAGATGGTGACATTCTTGGAAAGTACGTAGACTGA